A genomic window from Brassica oleracea var. oleracea cultivar TO1000 chromosome C8, BOL, whole genome shotgun sequence includes:
- the LOC106311509 gene encoding transmembrane emp24 domain-containing protein p24delta3-like yields the protein MAAKMSSGLLTRLLLFFLVPVMIQVGEAILQDMPPTDTRCVCQEINSNVDIISEDHFAISVKVTSPYNKNISINVDRSKTTQKEKIEGMEVEIRKLEGTVKAIHEKRVKESSTCTDVMTVSANTNTLLASYNTLLASYSVMAVIICIMVSVYQAVCLKAYIEAKKLT from the exons ATGGCTGCTAAGATGAGCAGTGGACTCCTGACGAGACTCCTTCTCTTCTTTCTGGTTCCGGTGATGATTCAGGTCGGTGAAGCTATATTGCAAGACATGCCTCCCACTGATACAAGGTGCGTGTGTCAAGAAATCAATAGTAATGTCGACATAATCTCCGAGGATCATTTCGCTATCTCAGTTAAG GTGACCTCCCCATACAACAAAAATATTAGCATCAACGTTGACCGCAGTAAAACTACTCAGAAAGAAAAGATTGAG GGAATGGAGGTGGAGATTAGAAAACTTGAAGGCACAGTCAAAGCCATCCATGAAAAACGGGTAAAAGAATCTTCAACTT GCACCGATGTGATGACAGTGAGTGCGAACACGAACACGCTATTAGCTTCGTACAACACGCTATTAGCTTCGTACAGTGTAATGGCGGTGATTATTTGCATTATGGTCTCTGTTTATCAAGCAGTCTGCTTGAAGGCATACATAGAGGCGAAGAAACTTACATAA
- the LOC106307538 gene encoding ADP-ribosylation factor-like protein 8 isoform X1 codes for MSLWEASLSWLRGVNRFSECFCSLLFKQEMELSLMGLQNAGKTALINAVDNVGYSEDLDPTIGFHMREVTKRNVIFKLWDGSGQSGFRSFWEGFCRDNPAIVYVVDAADLDNLFISKKELHKLLSKTSLNGIPLLVLGNKMDEPGALSKDAFTEEMGLQLLSDREVCCFMISCKNYTNIDQVDFAVRTLTILTSETWSLHHDNILSDKPWRVEEEAGRVEWT; via the exons ATGAGTTTGTGGGAAGCTTCTCTCAGTTGGCTGCGTGG GGTAAACAGATTCAGTGAATGCTTTTGCAGCCTCTTGTTCAAGCAAGAAATGGAACTTTCTTTGATGGGCCTTCAAAATGCAGGAAAGACAGCACTTATCAATGCTGTTGAT AATGTTGGATATAGTGAAGACCTGGATCCTACG ATTGGTTTTCACATGAGGGAAGTGACAAAAAGAAATGTTATTTTCAAGCTATGGGATGGTAGTGGGCAATCAGGATTCCGCAGCTTTTGGGAAGGTTTTTGCCGCGATAATCCTGCCATTGT GTATGTAGTTGATGCTGCAGATCTTGACAATCTATTTATCTCGAAAAAAGAACTCCATAAGTTGTTGAGCAAGACTTCGCTTAACGGCATCCCTCTTCTGGTTCTTGGGAACAAAATGGACGAACCTGGAGCTCTGTCTAAAGATGCCTTCACTGAAGAAAT GGGGCTTCAGTTGCTTTCAGATAGAGAAGTCTGCTGTTTCATGATATCATGCAAGAACTATACCAACATTGATCAG GTTGATTTTGCTGTGAGGACACTGACCATTCTCACAAGTGAAACCTGGTCTCTCCATCATGACAACATTCTTTCTGATAAGCCTTGGAGGGTGGAAGAAGAAGCAGGGAGAGTTGAGTGGACGTAG
- the LOC106307538 gene encoding ADP-ribosylation factor-like protein 8 isoform X3: protein MSLWEASLSWLRGVNRFSECFCSLLFKQEMELSLMGLQNAGKTALINAVDNVGYSEDLDPTIGFHMREVTKRNVIFKLWDGSGQSGFRSFWEGFCRDNPAIVYVVDAADLDNLFISKKELHKLLSKTSLNGIPLLVLGNKMDEPGALSKDAFTEEMGLQLLSDREVCCFMISCKNYTNIDQVFDWLLSKLKN, encoded by the exons ATGAGTTTGTGGGAAGCTTCTCTCAGTTGGCTGCGTGG GGTAAACAGATTCAGTGAATGCTTTTGCAGCCTCTTGTTCAAGCAAGAAATGGAACTTTCTTTGATGGGCCTTCAAAATGCAGGAAAGACAGCACTTATCAATGCTGTTGAT AATGTTGGATATAGTGAAGACCTGGATCCTACG ATTGGTTTTCACATGAGGGAAGTGACAAAAAGAAATGTTATTTTCAAGCTATGGGATGGTAGTGGGCAATCAGGATTCCGCAGCTTTTGGGAAGGTTTTTGCCGCGATAATCCTGCCATTGT GTATGTAGTTGATGCTGCAGATCTTGACAATCTATTTATCTCGAAAAAAGAACTCCATAAGTTGTTGAGCAAGACTTCGCTTAACGGCATCCCTCTTCTGGTTCTTGGGAACAAAATGGACGAACCTGGAGCTCTGTCTAAAGATGCCTTCACTGAAGAAAT GGGGCTTCAGTTGCTTTCAGATAGAGAAGTCTGCTGTTTCATGATATCATGCAAGAACTATACCAACATTGATCAGGTCTTTGATTGGCTCCTATCAAAATTAAAGAACTAA
- the LOC106312510 gene encoding probable elongation factor 1-gamma 1 yields MALVLHTYKGNKNADKALIAAEYVGVKIDVPSDFAMGVTNKTPEFLKMNPMGKVPVLETPEGPVFESNAIARYVSRLNGENSLNGSSLIEYAHVEQWSDFSTLEIYGNILKWFGPRMGFMPYSAPGEEAAISALKRGLDALNTHLTSNTYLVGHSITLADIITVCNLNLGFATVMTKSFTSAFPHVERYFWTVINQPNFKKVVGDVKQTEAVPPIASKKAAQPAKPKEEPKKKAAPAAEAPKPVEEAEEAPKPKAKNPLDLLPPSPMVLDEWKRLYSNTKSNFREVAIKGFWDMYDPEGYSLWFCDYKYNDENMVSFVTLNKVGGFLQRMDLARKYAFGKMLICGSEAPFKVKGLWLFRGPEIPKFIMDEVYDMELYEWTKVDISDEAQKERVSQMIEDAEPFEGEALLDAKCFK; encoded by the exons ATGGCTTTG GTGTTGCACACATACAAGGGAAACAAAAATGCTGACAAGGCACTCATCGCCGCCGAGTACGTTGGTGTGAAGATCGATGTGCCTTCTGACTTTGCGATGGGTGTCACCAACAAGACCCCCGAGTTCCTCAAGATGAACCCTATGGGAAAG GTTCCGGTGCTTGAGACTCCTGAGGGTCCTGTATTTGAGAGCAACGCCATCGCCCGTTATG TAAGCCGGTTGAACGGTGAGAACTCCTTGAACGGTTCCTCTCTGATCGAATAT GCACATGTTGAGCAATGGAGCGACTTCTCCACATTGGAGATTTATGGAAACATCTTGAAGTGGTTCGGCCCAAGGATGGGCTTTATGCCATACAGTGCACCT GGTGAGGAAGCTGCCATATCTGCGTTGAAAAGAGGACTCGATGCACTGAACACTCATCTGACTTCCAACACTTACCTTGTTGGACACTCTATCACCCTTGCTGATATCATCACTGTCTGCAACTTGAACCTGGGCTTCGCTACTGTCATGACCAAGAGCTTTACCTCTGCATTCCCTCATGTCGAGAGATACTTCTGGACCGTGATCAACCAACCCAACTTCAAGAAGGTGGTGGGTGATGTCAAACAGACCGAAGCTGTCCCTCCTATTGCCTCCAAGAAAGCTGCCCAGCCTGCAAAGCCCAAGGAGGAGCCAAAGAAAAAGGCTGCCCCTGCAGCAGAGGCACCTAAGCCTGTTGAAGAGGCGGAAGAGGCACCAAAGCCCAAAGCAAAGAACCCTCTTGACTTGCTGCCACCAAGCCCAATGGTTCTCGATGAGTGGAAGAGGCTTTACTCCAACACCAAATCTAACTTCCGTGAGGTTGCAATTAAAG GATTCTGGGATATGTATGACCCCGAGGGATACTCGCTATGGTTCTGTGACTACAAGTACAACGACGAGAACATGGTGTCGTTTGTCACGCTCAACAAGGTTGGCGGGTTCCTTCAGAGAATGGACTTGGCTCGTAAGTACGCCTTTGGAAAGATGCTGATTTGCGGGTCAGAAGCTCCGTTTAAGGTGAAGGGTCTGTGGTTGTTCAGAGGACCAGAGATCCCAAAGTTCATAATGGACGAGGTGTACGACATGGAGCTGTACGAGTGGACCAAGGTTGACATCTCTGACGAAGCACAGAAGGAGCGTGTTAGCCAGATGATCGAAGACGCAGAGCCATTTGAAGGTGAAGCTCTCTTGGACGCCAAGTGCTTCAAGTGA
- the LOC106310322 gene encoding uncharacterized protein LOC106310322 has product MRETSASGLSWQRLVLLASFVLHFVLGLSGDSKNTETGVETESHTSSSRRGAKVILILVGFVAVAMFSFFLYKQWQKKKRDEQYARLLKLFEEDDELEVELGLRD; this is encoded by the exons ATGAGAGAGACCTCGGCGAGTGGTCTTTCATGGCAGCGTCTGGTACTCTTGGCTTCGTTTGTTCTGCACTTCGTCCTAG GTCTATCAGGTGATTCCAAGAATACAGAAACAGGAGTTGAGACAGAGTCTCACACATCTTCCAGCAGAAGAGGGGCAAAAGTAATCCTCATACTAGTCGGATTTGTGGCTGTGGCAATGTTCTCCTTCTTCCTATACAAGCAATGGCAGAAGAAGAAAAGAGACGAGCAGTATGCCCGGCTGTTGAAGCTCTTTGAGGAAGATGATGAACTCGAGGTTGAATTAGGCCTTCGAGATTAA
- the LOC106307538 gene encoding ADP-ribosylation factor-like protein 8A isoform X2 → MSLWEASLSWLRGLLFKQEMELSLMGLQNAGKTALINAVDNVGYSEDLDPTIGFHMREVTKRNVIFKLWDGSGQSGFRSFWEGFCRDNPAIVYVVDAADLDNLFISKKELHKLLSKTSLNGIPLLVLGNKMDEPGALSKDAFTEEMGLQLLSDREVCCFMISCKNYTNIDQVDFAVRTLTILTSETWSLHHDNILSDKPWRVEEEAGRVEWT, encoded by the exons ATGAGTTTGTGGGAAGCTTCTCTCAGTTGGCTGCGTGG CCTCTTGTTCAAGCAAGAAATGGAACTTTCTTTGATGGGCCTTCAAAATGCAGGAAAGACAGCACTTATCAATGCTGTTGAT AATGTTGGATATAGTGAAGACCTGGATCCTACG ATTGGTTTTCACATGAGGGAAGTGACAAAAAGAAATGTTATTTTCAAGCTATGGGATGGTAGTGGGCAATCAGGATTCCGCAGCTTTTGGGAAGGTTTTTGCCGCGATAATCCTGCCATTGT GTATGTAGTTGATGCTGCAGATCTTGACAATCTATTTATCTCGAAAAAAGAACTCCATAAGTTGTTGAGCAAGACTTCGCTTAACGGCATCCCTCTTCTGGTTCTTGGGAACAAAATGGACGAACCTGGAGCTCTGTCTAAAGATGCCTTCACTGAAGAAAT GGGGCTTCAGTTGCTTTCAGATAGAGAAGTCTGCTGTTTCATGATATCATGCAAGAACTATACCAACATTGATCAG GTTGATTTTGCTGTGAGGACACTGACCATTCTCACAAGTGAAACCTGGTCTCTCCATCATGACAACATTCTTTCTGATAAGCCTTGGAGGGTGGAAGAAGAAGCAGGGAGAGTTGAGTGGACGTAG
- the LOC106311227 gene encoding squalene monooxygenase 1,1-like: MSTRFREATPFTSVIYRYVPCYQIPIQLREIFIKGINDGASMKVVPTKSMSATLSEKKGVIVLGDAFNMRHPLIASGMMVV, translated from the exons ATGAGTACTAGATTCAGGGAGGCCACACCTTTTACATCTGTGATCTACCGGTATGTTCCTTGCTACCAG ATACCTATACAGCTCCGTGAAATATTCATAAAAGGGATCAATGATGGAGCAAGCATGAAAGTGGTGCCAACCAAGAGCATGTCTGCTACGTTGAGTGAGAAGAAAGGAGTGATTGTGTTAGGAGATGCATTCAACATGCGACATCCATTAATCGCTTCTGGTATGATGGTTGTATAG
- the LOC106307538 gene encoding ADP-ribosylation factor-like protein 8A isoform X5 yields the protein MSLWEASLSWLRGLLFKQEMELSLMGLQNAGKTALINAVDNVGYSEDLDPTIGFHMREVTKRNVIFKLWDGSGQSGFRSFWEGFCRDNPAIVYVVDAADLDNLFISKKELHKLLSKTSLNGIPLLVLGNKMDEPGALSKDAFTEEMGLQLLSDREVCCFMISCKNYTNIDQVFDWLLSKLKN from the exons ATGAGTTTGTGGGAAGCTTCTCTCAGTTGGCTGCGTGG CCTCTTGTTCAAGCAAGAAATGGAACTTTCTTTGATGGGCCTTCAAAATGCAGGAAAGACAGCACTTATCAATGCTGTTGAT AATGTTGGATATAGTGAAGACCTGGATCCTACG ATTGGTTTTCACATGAGGGAAGTGACAAAAAGAAATGTTATTTTCAAGCTATGGGATGGTAGTGGGCAATCAGGATTCCGCAGCTTTTGGGAAGGTTTTTGCCGCGATAATCCTGCCATTGT GTATGTAGTTGATGCTGCAGATCTTGACAATCTATTTATCTCGAAAAAAGAACTCCATAAGTTGTTGAGCAAGACTTCGCTTAACGGCATCCCTCTTCTGGTTCTTGGGAACAAAATGGACGAACCTGGAGCTCTGTCTAAAGATGCCTTCACTGAAGAAAT GGGGCTTCAGTTGCTTTCAGATAGAGAAGTCTGCTGTTTCATGATATCATGCAAGAACTATACCAACATTGATCAGGTCTTTGATTGGCTCCTATCAAAATTAAAGAACTAA
- the LOC106311591 gene encoding leucine--tRNA ligase, cytoplasmic-like, which yields MASEKKSSVRRDRLLEIEVAVRKWWEDEEVYKSESRKDLPKHGEKFFATFPFPYMNGYLHIGHAFSLSKVDFASAYHRLRGANVLLPFGFHCTGMPIKASADKLSREIQQFGNPPVFTAEESNKEVVKEVEEESDNPALPGQFKGKKSKVAAKAGGQVYQWEIMRSFGLTDSEIARFQDPYEWLYYFPPLAVEDLRAYGLGCDWRRSFVTTDVNPFFDAFVRWQMRKLKAMGKIVKDNRYTVYSPFDGQPCADHDRASGEGVQPQEYTLVKMEVVKPFPVKLGPLEGKNVFLAAATLRPETLYGQTNAWVLPDGKYGAYEINETDVFVLTERAARNLAYQNFSKIPQKPSCLLELTGHDLIGLPLRSPLGVIEIIYTLPMLTILTNKGTGIVTCVPSDSPDDYMALHDLKAKPALRAKYGVQDEWMPTDIIPIINIPEFGDRTAEKVCFDLKIKSQNDKEKLAEGKKLVYLKGFTEGTMIIGEFAGRKVQEVKPIIKTQLIESGEAILYSEPEKPVMSRSGDECVVALTDQWYLTYGESEWRSMAEECLSKMNLYSEETRHGFEHTLSWLNQWACSRSFGLGTRIPWDEQFLVESLSDSTLYMAYYTVAHIFHEGDMYKGSKSLVSPQQMNDEVWEYLFCDGQYPKSSDIPSDLLSKMKQEFDYWYPLDLRVSGKDLIQNHLTFFIYNHTALMASRNWPRGIRCNGHIMLNSEKMSKSTGNFRTLKQAIEEFSATATRFSLADAGDGVDDANFVFETANAAILRLTKELTWMEEILAEESSLRTGPPSTYADKVFENDMNIAIRLTEKAYKDCLFREALKNGFYDLQAARDEYRLSCGIGGMNHDLVLTFMDVQTRLIEPICPHYAEYVWRKLLKKEGCVVTAGWPASNEPDLVLKGANKYLQDSIVLMRKLLQKQLLGSKKAAKKAQVTAVAEEKLKGLVYVNEQFDGWRAHCLNILQSKFDQQTRSFAPDAEILAELREVLQKEGQAENFKQIQKLCMPFLKFKKDEAIAIGGQALNLKLPFGEMEVLQSNMDLIKRQLGLEEVEIYSASDPNDVAKAGPHASLLKQNPPSPGSPTAIFLNR from the exons ATGGCATCTGAGAAGAAAAGCTCCGTGAGGAGAGACCGTCTGCTCGAGATCGAGGTCGCCGTACGCAAGTGGTGGGAAGACGAGGAAGTGTACAAATCCGAATCTCGTAAGGATCTTCCGAAACACGGAGAGAAGTTCTTCGCGACGTTCCCTTTCCCGTATATGAACGGTTACCTCCACATCGGGCACGCCTTTTCGCTCTCCAAGGTTGATTTCGCCTCTGCTTATCACAGACTGAGAGGAGCTAACGTGCTGCTTCCGTTTGGGTTTCATTGTACCGGTATGCCGATTAAGGCTTCTGCTGATAAGCTCTCTCGGGAGATTCAGCAGTTTGGGAACCCTCCTGTGTTTACTGCAGAGGAAAGTAACAAAGAGGTTGTTAAAGAAGTTGAGGAGGAGAGTGATAATCCGGCTTTACCGGGACAGTTCAAGGGGAAGAAGTCAAAGGTTGCTGCGAAAGCTGGTGGACAGGTTTACCAGTGGGAGATTATGCGTAGCTTTGGGCTTACTGACAGTGAGATAGCGAGGTTTCAAGATCCGTATGAGTGGCTGTACTACTTTCCCCCGTTGGCTGTTGAGGATCTCAGAGCGTATGGATTGGGTTGTGACTGGAGGAGGTCGTTCGTGACGACTGATGTGAATCCGTTTTTCGATGCGTTTGTGAGGTGGCAGATGAGGAAGCTGAAAGCTATGGGGAAGATTGTGAAAGACAATAGGTACACGGTATACTCACCTTTTGATGGCCAGCCTTGTGCTGATCACGACCGTGCTAGTGGTGAAGGTGTTCAGCCTCAGGAGTATACGCTTGTTAAGATGGAGGTAGTGAAGCCGTTTCCTGTGAAGCTGGGTCCTTTGGAAGGAAAGAACGTGTTTTTGGCTGCAGCTACTTTGAGGCCTGAGACTTTGTACGGACAAACAAACGCATGGGTGTTGCCTGATGGGAAGTATGGAGCTTATGAAATCAATGAAACTGATGTCTTCGTCCTTACTGAGAGAGCTGCACGCAACCTTGCCTACCAGAACTTCTCGAAGATCCCTCAGAAGCCTTCCTGCTTGCTTGAGTTGACCGGGCATGATCTAATTGGACTCCCTTTGAGGTCTCCTCTTGGGGTGATCGAGATCATCTATACTCTGCCCATGTTGACCATTCTGACCAACAAAGGTACTGGCATTGTCACCTGCGTCCCTAGTGATTCCCCGGATGATTACATGGCTTTACATGATTTGAAAGCAAAGCCTGCTCTTCGAGCAAAATATGGTGTGCAAGATGAGTGGATGCCCACTGATATTATACCGATTATCAACATTCCGGAGTTTGGGGATAGGACTGCCGAAAAGGTCTGCTTCGATCTGAAAATTAAAAGTCAAAATGATAAGGAGAAGCTTGCAGAGGGTAAAAAGTTGGTGTACCTGAAAGGGTTCACCGAAGGAACCATGATTATTGGAGAGTTCGCTGGTAGAAAAGTTCAAGAAGTGAAGCCCATTATCAAGACACAGCTCATAGAGTCTGGCGAGGCAATTCTATACAGTGAACCCGAGAAGCCGGTGATGTCAAGATCTGGTGATGAATGTGTTGTGGCTCTTACCGATCAGTGGTACTTAACCTACGGAGAATCAGAATGGCGTAGTATGGCTGAGGAGTGCTTGTCAAAGATGAATCTTTACTCTGAAGAAACAAGACATGGCTTTGAGCACACTTTGAGCTGGCTCAATCAGTGGGCTTGCTCACGGTCTTTTGGTCTTGGAACTCGCATTCCATGGGATGAACAGTTTCTTGTCGAATCTTTATCTGATTCCACTCTCTACATGGCCTATTATACTGTTGCCCATATCTTTCACGAGGGAGACATGTATAAAGGCAGCAAGTCATTGGTTAGCCCTCAGCAGATGAATGATGAAGTTTGGGAGTATCTCTTCTGCGATGGCCAGTACCCAAAATCATCTGACATTCCATCAGATCTTTTGAGCAAGATGAAGCAGGAGTTTGACTACTGGTATCCGCTGGATCTTCGAGTTTCAGGAAAGGATCTAATCCAGAATCATCTGACGTTTTTCATCTACAACCACACTGCACTAATGGCGTCTCGTAACTGGCCTCGTGGTATCAGATGCAATGGTCACATCATGCTGAACTCTGAGAAAATGTCGAAGTCAACTGGCAATTTCAGAACGCTGAAACAGGCTATTGAAGAGTTCTCCGCTACTGCTACAAGGTTCTCTTTGGCTGATGCTGGTGATGGCGTTGACGATGCAAACTTTGTATTTGAAACTGCAAATGCTGCGATTTTGCGCCTGACAAAAGAGCTAACATGGATGGAAGAGATTCTGGCTGAGGAATCCTCCTTGAGAACGGGCCCTCCATCTACATATGCTGATAAAGTGTTTGAGAATGACATGAACATTGCTATCAGGTTGACTGAAAAAGCCTACAAGGATTGTTTGTTTAGGGAGGCACTTAAGAACGGGTTTTACGACTTGCAAGCTGCTCGAGATGAGTACAGGCTCTCTTGCGGCATTGGCGGCATGAACCATGACCTGGTACTGACCTTTATGGATGTGCAAACACGCCTCATTGAGCCAATCTGTCCTCATTATGCAGAATATGTTTGGAGGAAGCTTCTGAAGAAGGAAGGCTGTGTGGTAACAGCAGGCTGGCCAGCATCAAACGAGCCAGATTTGGTTCTCAAGGGTGCTAACAAATATTTGCAGGATTCTATCGTCTTGATGAGAAAGCTTTTGCAAAAACAGCTCTTAGGATCCAAGAAGGCTGCGAAGAAAGCTCAAGTGACAGCAGTGGCAGAGGAGAAGCTGAAGGGCCTTGTATATGTGAATGAGCAGTTCGATGGGTGGAGAGCTCACTGCCTCAACATTCTGCAAAGCAAATTTGACCAACAAACCCGTAGTTTCGCCCCTGATGCAGAGATACTTGCAGAGCTGAGGGAGGTATTGCAGAAGGAGGGACAAGCTGAAAACTTCAAACAGATTCAGAAGCTTTGCATGCCTTTCCTTAAATTCAAGAAGGACGAGGCAATAGCTATTGGCGGTCAGGCTCTGAATTTGAAGCTGCCTTTTGGAGAGATGGAAGTTCTTCAGAGTAACATGGACTTGATCAAGCGGCAGCTTGGTCTTGAAGAGGTTGAAATCTATTCTGCAAGTGACCCTAATGATGTTGCTAAAGCTGGTCCACATGCTTCACTCCTGAAGCAGAATCCTCCATCTCCTGGCAGTCCAACCGCTATCTTTCTGAACAG GTAG
- the LOC106307538 gene encoding ADP-ribosylation factor-like protein 8 isoform X4 — MSLWEASLSWLRGVNRFSECFCSLLFKQEMELSLMGLQNAGKTALINAVDNVGYSEDLDPTIGFHMREVTKRNVIFKLWDGSGQSGFRSFWEGFCRDNPAIVYVVDAADLDNLFISKKELHKLLSKTSLNGIPLLVLGNKMDEPGALSKDAFTEEMGLQLLSDREVCCFMISCKNYTNIDQKNIWCLVDK, encoded by the exons ATGAGTTTGTGGGAAGCTTCTCTCAGTTGGCTGCGTGG GGTAAACAGATTCAGTGAATGCTTTTGCAGCCTCTTGTTCAAGCAAGAAATGGAACTTTCTTTGATGGGCCTTCAAAATGCAGGAAAGACAGCACTTATCAATGCTGTTGAT AATGTTGGATATAGTGAAGACCTGGATCCTACG ATTGGTTTTCACATGAGGGAAGTGACAAAAAGAAATGTTATTTTCAAGCTATGGGATGGTAGTGGGCAATCAGGATTCCGCAGCTTTTGGGAAGGTTTTTGCCGCGATAATCCTGCCATTGT GTATGTAGTTGATGCTGCAGATCTTGACAATCTATTTATCTCGAAAAAAGAACTCCATAAGTTGTTGAGCAAGACTTCGCTTAACGGCATCCCTCTTCTGGTTCTTGGGAACAAAATGGACGAACCTGGAGCTCTGTCTAAAGATGCCTTCACTGAAGAAAT GGGGCTTCAGTTGCTTTCAGATAGAGAAGTCTGCTGTTTCATGATATCATGCAAGAACTATACCAACATTGATCAG AAAAATATCTGGTGCTTAGTAGATAAATAA
- the LOC106309378 gene encoding 60S ribosomal protein L21-1-like — protein sequence MFQTRNITKAKHVIRPHVLRPTDSGRTRFKLYIRFRFYHGRTGRVWNVTKRAVGVEVNKQIGNRIIKKRLHVRVEHVQQSRFAEEFKLRKKKNDELKAAAKARVETISTKRQPKGPKPGLMVEGMTLETVTPIPYDVVNHLKGGY from the exons ATGTTCCAAACTAGGAACATAACAAAAGCAAAACATGTGATTAGACCACATGTGCTCAGACCAACTGACAGTGGAAGAACTAGATTTAAATTGTATATCAGATTTAGATTCTACCATGGTCGTACTGGTCGCGTCTGGAACGTTACCAAACGTGCCGTTGGTGTCGAAGTCAACAAACAG ATTGGAAACAGGATCATAAAGAAGAGGCTTCATGTGCGTGTGGAGCATGTGCAGCAGTCTAGATTTGCGGAGGAGTTCAAACTGAGGAAGAAGAAGAACGATGAGCTCAAGGCTGCAGCTAAAGCTAGAGTCGAGACGATAAGCACCAAAAGGCAGCCTAAAGGACCCAAACCAGGATTAATGGTTGAAGGTATGACCTTGGAGACCGTCACTCCTATCCCCTACGACGTCGTCAACCACCTCAAGGGTGGCTATTAG